TCTGCTCGCGCCTTCCGTTTGTAATTGTATCCAATGCGCATGCGCGAGAGAAACTCCATCTATGATGGTCAAATTAAGGCAAGCGATTAGTATAAACGCTTGCAACCAGAGTAGAGGTTATAGTGTGCATTtacaatttctttatttctttcgaCATTTCTGACTATTTTGAAtcaattaagtaatattttgtGTTTGTTATTGGAATTATAAAAAGTTCGCCAAAATGTCGATCGGAGTACCGATAAAAGTACTCCACGAAGCGGAAGGCCATACCATAACCTGTGAAACGAATACTGGCGAAGTATACCGCGGCAAATTGATAGAAGCTGAGGATAATATGAACTGTCAGATGCAAAATATCACTGTAACTTATAGAGACGGCCGTGAGGCGCAGTTAGAGAATGTTTATATTAGAGGCTCAAAAATTAGATTTCTCATTTTACCAGACATGTTGAAGAACGCACCAATGTTTAAGAGACCGGGAGGCAAAGGTTCGGGAACTGCAGGCAGAGGGAAATCAGCTATTTTACGTGCCCAAGGTTTACTCATGATATATTTTAGTTTTAAGatatttttgtttgaatttaTGTGAACAGTTGGGTTGATAACGTTTACCTCATATTACACTAATAGACTGTGGGTGTTTATATATCTATAGAAATGTAAATATTCTACAATCTATAGAATGTACACAATATttggaaatatgtaaaatattcaaaatggtaatcatttctttagtTACGCTCAcacaaatatgaatttgcataaacatccctAGTATATTCATTTATGTATGGTATTTTATGAGATATACACAACTGCTCATAAAAGTATtagaacatatatatatatatatgtactgtaCAGCAAAGATAGccatttaaaacatttaataagTGTTAAAGATGATACCATTAAATATTTAGGTTTATTAATATAGTGAATAATTGAAAACTATTTAAATGGTTTGTAATCTCTGTAAAATCTATAattgcactaaatatcttgttgTTTCTATGTACatgtttatatttgtttcaaatttcacTAACGTTCATTCAAATATGATATTCAAGTTTCATTATAGGTCTAATGAAACTTGAATATATTGTATATGAAagacacataatatatatataaaagttttctGTGATAATGCCTTTATGAGCCACTATATATATTCAATCATTCTGTTTGTTTATTGAGTTGACAATTTGTTTTAGCTCGTGGAAGAGGTAGAGGTCAAAATCAGAGAGGTAGAGGCACAGGTTCTGCACCTTGGCTAAATCAACAGAATCAGCCCGGAGGATCTCAAGCAGGAAGGGGACGAGGTTAAACTATAAAATGATAAAGGACATTACAttaagaaaaagataaataaactCGATTTAAGACCAACTTTTTATATTGTTCATAACAAATGTTTTTTCAATTTCCACTTGATTAGAAACAGAGATATCTAAATAAACGAATGAAgtactttttcataaaaatcTCCAAACCATGTTCTCAGTCattgtatttttatacaatatttcccgaaataaagaaacaaattgcAATAATGTATACAATCTTAAGATCTGTTTAATATTATACTTTTAATGATTATAAGTGTTTAAATAGATTCATTCATATTTGTTATTCAATGTATGTTAGACATATTGTGCGATCATTTCGTATACCCAATAACTCCAGAGCACACTGCGATTGATGTATCAGTTTTAAATAGTATTAATACGGTCTTTTATATAGTAGTAAGGAATTTGCGTACATGATCTTAATGGTTGCAACATTCTACTTGAATgaatcttttctttcctttcctttatttcaaTGTATCAGTTGAGTGTTAGCTGTGGCTGGTAGCTTTAGTTAGCCTGACAATTTGTCATGGCGTAATAAGTAATTAACGGCTGTctgtaacaataaaataatattaatatatgtagAAAAAGGAACCGTGTGAATGAATCTTTCAAATTCGCGAGTTTTTTATATTGACCAATCAGAACGTCGTCGAATATTGGTGTACGGAGTTGGCCGGTCGCATGCGCTTAGTAGCGATTCGAAAACAAGCGGCAGAACGCTACGCTGTACCACGAGCATTTATAACTGGACTGTGAatctttatacatttatgagTTTAAGGGTGGTAAAATACATagaatgtacataatatacgAAAATATGTGAACTATTTCAAATACAGTATTCATTGTGtttatgaatttataaattttcggTCTTCATTCGCGCAAGAAGAATTATTTTAACTCCATCGATCGAGCAACGAAATCAAATTAGCATAAAACTACACGATTACACAaattattatatagaaaatgATGAACACATTGTAAAACTGTACAATTGTTGTAAACTTGCAAATTGAATTGAATAAAGCAAtcttattttgtatataaacaAAGCGTTTAATCATTTAAAGTCCTTTCAACATCCACAATCCTCTAATTCTCTCCAATTCCCATTGCTTTGAGGGATAGGTTAATGATGacaaaaattcgaaaaaattggtgaatatttataagtattgaaagaataaaatagtataagaaatatatgaaacattttaaaattccagaaaataatgtaattttcCGAGAAAATCTAAGAGCAAAAAACTTGTTCGAACAAGAAATTCGTCGACCAAAATAGTGATTTTCTATTAGTTAATTAGGATTCCATTAGTAGGTGATACAATTTCACCAATGCTCGGAATCGGTGCTATATTTCAAGAATTTTTCGGAACCGAAATTTCGCCTGCATTTGTCCGTTTTGGATTTTTTATACATGTCAACTGATACTAACAAAACGATATAATATTACGAAAGCATCCCTGTAAAAATAGCTATATGTGTTGAAATATCTCTGTCTAAAATTATTATACTCTCTTAATGAAGAGGATATATCTTCAAGAAAAAATTATTctgataattattaaaaaaagatgCTTACAGAGAAGCTGacattttattataattgcaagatattctataaaatttattttgtaatgttttttttattaaaatataacaatataaatttcattataatGTAAGTTATTAAATGTAGAAATGAATTAAATAATCATGATTAGACTGCATTTTCATACATGTTTTCATGctgcataaatttatatattgacATATAAAATTACGAAAGTAGAATcttgatagaaaattgttttatctaccaattattataaaaggcattgtactttgaatattttatttattttttcatcccATTAAGAGTATCGAAGGAGAATATATGCATAGTTCTATCGTTGACCGTTAGAGACCCTTGTTCTTGGTGTGCACTTTTGGCTGACTTTTTTAACATTGTATCGGTGATCTTTCTACTCATCTACTGATTTAAGATTTTACCGGGGATGGTGAGAATAATTAAACATTAATCTATTAAAACGGATTCCAGTAATTCTTTTTTACACCCAAATCTTTAGTTAATACTCAAACCTCGTATTTTTATGTTAATCAATTGATAAAACtgtaatttcaaaaaaattgttCGAGGGCGAAAATATATCGCAATcgaaaaaataaagtaataaagcACAGTATGGAGAGGAATACGGGACAAAGATATGAGGATGAAATAACTGAGCAACCAGTAGATTATAGCAAAAAGTACAGTGAAAGGAAAACGGAGAATTCCTCTCGAAGTGATCGATCTTGTAAGAAAGAATTCGGGGAACGTGACTCCAAAGTCGATTTATTTGGAGATTATGCTGAAACCGATCTTGATCAGCCAACAGATTATAGTTTACGATACGCAGAGGATGACACTGATGACGATGAGAAACAGAGTCCTGAATATTTTCCTGGAAGCGTTCAGGAGGATACTGTAAAGACTTACTGTACAGAAGGAACTCCGTATGAAACACCTTTCAATTTTTCGACTGCGACTTCCATGTCCGATTTACGTCTGGAGAATGCAAAGGAATCTGTTGATTCGCAGAAGAAACACAGTAAAAAGAATGTTGAACTTAGTCGCAAGGAAGATTTGAATTATGAGCATCCAATGACAATTAATTGCAATGAAGACCGTTCACTTCTTGTTGAGAAAGAATTAGAATCCTCTAAAACTTCTGAGACATGTAAACCTAACTGTCTTTCTAATGAAAAGTTAATGAATTATTATCAAGCAGGAACATCTGATGGTTTTTCTCGTGCTAATTCTCTCAGCTCCCTTGGTAGTGCGATAACACAAAGGAATAATGTTAATGGAATTATTTCCAAAGAACCTTCCACAGATTCTTCTGACAAAGCTGATAATGTGTCAGAGAGAGCAGACCGTACTGCAGCTAGCACTAACATCAACATATTACGTATTCCTGATGAAACTGATAGTTCTACAGAAGGAAAAAATAGTTCCAGAGTTGTAGACAAAGAAGGTTTGCTATGTTTAATGTTTTAATGTACTGTGTAAACTTTTATCAAGTGTTATGGAAAATTGTGGCTTTATTTGTTACATTGATTGTTATAGGCAAAATGGTTACATTCAGTAGACAAGACTACTATGCAGAACAAACTCCTTTAATGTTTTCATGTTGTAGTTCTCTGGGTTCATTGAGTGGATTTGAGCAGCATTCTATACATGATGATCGTAGCTCCATCATCAGTGATTTCAGGTAATTTTCAGAAATCTCATAAAGAGCACAGGGAGAAATATGATAAgtcataatttttatttcttagatgagaataattttaaaatccAAGTGAAAAAAATCCTGGCCAAACAATCATATATTACCAAAACTgcctttttattaaatttaattatgggTTTCTATATGTTCAATTCTTTTGAAGAAtaatgattttaaaaactttataaaataaatttcatagatTTGTCACCTACTGCTAAAGTACTAGACCAAGCAGGTTGTTCTTGTTTTtgattatgttatattatatagtatgtcagttttaattattaaataacatcaaaatcagaaaatcaacaaaattgtatgtTTATATCATATTTTTCCCCCTGTAATTCTCAAATCacagcaaaataataataattgtaacaaaatttataatttacactGAAATTGATGTTTAATAGTCGCAGGACCAGTGGTGTTGTGTCTCCAAGTGAATTACCAGATTCACCAACACAAACTATCCCTCCAAGTCCTCGTAATCATAAAAATCAGTGTACAGATTTTATAAGCAAAATACCAGAAGAAGCAGTAAGACAGCCTGTTCGACATTTATGTATGCAATGCTATTGATCGTTAGTGAAAGATTAAGCacaagaatttttatttatacaatagTAAAAATGTCCTTAATACCTTACTAGTCTTGTTAACAGATATTATTTTTTAGCATATTCAAAGTGTCATGCGCTGAGAACCAGTGTCTTCGAGGATGACATTGCCACATTTAAGGAGGAATCAACACCCATTGAATTTTCCACAGCTACTAGTCTCAGTTCTTTAACTATCGAcgatgaaatgaaaatttctaaTATATCTAAACCTCAAAATGAACTGAAAGAACCATCTAATGAGCTGGATaaagatattaaagaaaattctttGGAAGAAAAAGTTAGTAACGTAGAAGCTGAGAAGGATCAGGAACAAGTGAGTGATGGTGATGAAGATAATGAAGACATGTTGGCTGCATGTATCAGCATGGGAATACAAAATAATAGGTATTTTAATAGTTTGCAATATATTAGTCATTAATCATTCATATTTATTCGTTCGTGTATATACATGTTGCACGTATTTGTTTATAGAAGACACACAGAACTGAATTATTTTCAGTTAtgatattttttcaataaatatgcGATATCATTATCAACTAATATCACTTgttaataacattaatattaatatttttaactatgtatattacagatatagaCAATCTTTCAAAACGTCTACTGTTCAGAAACCCATACAATCAGAGTCATCAAACATGTTGGTACGTTGTCAGAGAACACCAGTTTTAAACAGACTAGAACCTTCAGTTCCTGTTGCTGTCACTTCCGCGGATGCTACAGTGACAGCTTCGAAACCTAGCAAGCCCGCAATAGAAGTTGTTGCTGCTCCAGATACCGTACATGTGTATTGTACAGAAGATACACCTGCTGATATTTCCCCAGTGGGCTCACAATCGAATCTTTCTGCCTTGTCTATGCCGAGTGTTCAGGAAGATGTAGAAAGGATTGAAGAAGCTAAATCTTCGGGTGAAGTCGAGTGCCATAGAAACGATCTGTCAGATGAAAGTTCTAATCTCTCTGGTGAAGATGAGAAAATTCTTGATGAGTGCATTCAGTCAGGAATATCGAAAGTACGTGTAACTGTAGAGAAGTTTTTTAAGTAATCTTCGATATTAACACTTAAACACCCAGTTACACAGTTACATGTGTAAGTACATTTTGCAAAGTTCCCTTGCATATGGGCTCTTGTTATGAAGATTATCATAACAAAAAGAACTATtaatttagttgactaaatacCATTTCTTAATCCATAtaacatgaaataaaatatatttatactatattatTACTACAATGAACAATATTGTGtatactttttaaattaatttcttttcagCAAATCAAAAAATAATTAGACGTATTTATATCCCCAATTGCCGGGTGCTTAAATGTTAACTATCTTATGTTTGTTTTAGGTTAGACAAATAACTCCGCCACCAACGAGTTGCATTCCCTTTGTACAGAAAACAGAAGTGCTAACACAGAGATTCAATATATGTGGAACACCATCATCGTCCCCTGTAGAAAGTGCCAACAAGAACCCTGCTCTTCGAAAATCCATGTGTCATACAACATTGGATCACGAAAATGATCCTTTTGGCGACAGCCCTAATCATTCGGATGATGAAGCCATTCTCAGTGAATGTATAAGAGCGGCCATGCCTAaggtttctttctttattcCGTTTTTGACTAATCCTGattatatcaatattttttatgaacCATTGTGTATTACTTCTAGgttaaattgaatatttcaacACTTATAGGACAAGCATTGCCGCAAACCGCGGAGAAATCGAAGGTGACGGCTTCAAGAAAACCATCGTCGTCATCGTCTACGTCGTACCGTCAGCCAGGATATATTGAGGATAATAAACATCAGTCGAAGAAGTCTGCACCATTCGAGGATAATTTAGGCCTctcagaggaagaggaagacaTCATGCTGGCGCAGTGTATTAAATCTGGTATGCCAAAGGTAAAAATATACAGTTTTATTTTCTCATTCTACATATCAAATTTTAGATGGATTAAACTTTATGGGTCTTTTACCATTCGTAGGCGTTGAATGTTTCATCAAATTCGTCCTTAGTGTCCGTAAAGAAGCAACCAGAATACTCAAAAACGAGAAATATTTCCAGTACTTCATATTATTATGTGAATAAACCCCATCTGTTTGGAAACACGGTGGTGCAGACCCAGCCATCACATAAACCCATAGAGAATGATCTTTCCCTGCACAAAGGAACTTCTTGCACCTTCCATTCTATGAAGGTTCAGGAAAATAGGAAACATATTGTTAAAAATAGTGGAATTAATACATATGAAAGAACAAACCGTATGGCATTGTACACCAAAAAGTTTTCTCAGTCAGAGCACGAAAATAACAACATGAACGAAAATATTCTAAGTACTTCACGTTCCGAAATCCCTAATTGTAGGTCCCCAATCTTAAATGGTGAAAATGATGACGACGAATTACGTAGGAATACAACGAAGTCAAATGTAGTACCTTCAAGGCATAGTTCTGTGAGTTCTCTTAGTGAAGAAAGTTCTCTTGGATCCATTGAGGAGTGGGCTTTCCTGGAATTGTGCATTAGTTCTGGGATGCCGAGGAACAAGTATCGTCTGAAGGGAATGAAAAATACAGAGGGGAATGTCAACGAAGACAGTTGTTCGATATGTAGTTATAATTCGTACGTTTGTAAAACctaaatgaaaaacaaaaacTAAAAGTCTCATCCATAGAAAGATTGAATACCTTTTTATGATAATTCATAAAAGGATGGCGATCAAGGGTGCATGTTTGATGGGATAAGCAAGTgagattattatagttctgtgatTGACAGAAATTTGCAATAACTCTGTCCAACTCCTAGCATACAGAATACTTCAAAACTACATGTTAATTAAGTAAAGTGTGATAGGATTATGATGAAAACTTGATTAAGAAAATTTTTCGTTCAAGAAAGATGTTTCATTTCGCTTTATTTGTTTGTAATAAGAAGATTGCGGATGCTTATgtaaattcacatttttatgaatataattaaagaaatgaaatctAAACTTTTTATAGgtagatatttgtctatagacAGATGTCTTTTTTATAAGTGTTTGTTTTatcttaaatatttaatatatatttgcataCTTTGTGTATTGCATGcattcaaattttctataaaagcaTAAACTTCCGCAGTCTAATGATGAGATTAGGAAGATGTAAGTTTTAAGCGACTACTGATTAACTACATATATCAGATTTTTTATGGGGATTTGGTATATATTAAGTTGCTTATTGATTGGATtagaatttgtaaaaaatgaagCGAAATGGGAAAtatgttaattaaataaaacatatatattttttttcattactaTTTACTATCACTTACTTCGCTAAATCATAGTTTTGAAACACTATATTGTGCATTGAAGAAGCATATATGATTATCCTATATAATTTCTTGTTTATTCTTCATATGAGATCAGAAGATATTTCTTGTTTCTTCTCATtctcatttattattattctcaagGAACGAATGTTTACAGGTTATCGATGACTTTTCAGGGGAAAAATTATCGAATTTCTGGAATAAAACGAGATTCGTGGTTCATGTGTAATGTATATACTTGCTAAAGAACCATTGTGAGGTTTCTTTTTTAGCTTGGTGtaatctattatatattttttacaatttatttttccTAATGAATTCAGTGCTGCAGCATGTGATATTTTGTTTTCATGAAGTAAGAAACAAAATCTAGctagaaataaagaaattttatggTTTGGTCCGGCTTAGGTGCTTTCTTTATTGTAGGTATGAAGTTAATgactaaaaaatatatttataatagattaataatttcaattgttatattattatatcttaataaaatttgcaacttTATTGTTAAAgcatttattttatacaattctcttttaatacaacattttttttttcataactTCTCCATTTCCTCACTTTGccataatatttaatagaaaatttaccGTAAACTTACTAATCTATGGTATGAAAGACGTCGAGTACTGTAATTTCTCgaagaatataaatttatagtTAGTAATTTTCGTATCGAAGCATTAATTTCCGGACTGGAAAAGTAACGTACATCAAAAGAAGCACCGtttgagaagaaaagaaaattgcagCCATAGTGTTTCTTGCAGTCTTATAATAATGTAAAGTAAAATATTATTGCATGACATTAACATAAGCTTCcatttaaataaaacaaatgaaattttacaagtaacATTTATAGATTGTCAATAATCACTGTTTTATTTGATAAAAGATtatgaaattatacaaaaatgtaatcTATACCCTGCAATTTGTACTTTGTCagtttactaatattattagttggTATCTTGTTATACAAGAAGGTttagacattttttaaatattacctCACAGTTAGCAAATTCTAGATgtcatataatttaatttttcttggtTTTTAATTCCTTTTATCTCAATAGAATACAGTACTCGTAATGTCTCATtaaatcatgtaataaaataatctgATTAAAagagataaattatatttagaaatattaatatttcagtaTACTTATTTATGCtatacttctttaaattttgttcTTATTAATGTAGTATCTTATTGCCatcttaaacaatttcattCTTTTAGATTTCGTGATTGAATATATTATCATAATCTTTTGTTTTTATTGTAAGCATGTTATAACCACTTTAAAAAGTTTCGtgtttttatgtattatttatattcaattatCAGAATGTTACTGATCAGTTGAAAGAGCAATTCAGGGTCTGAGTCATGCAACTCTATAAGAGTTTGTTGATAATTACAGACCAAGGTTGCTGGAGCATAAAAGGTACCGCCTTTTAACCGTTGCCTTGTTGCCCTTCGATGAATCGCAATGACCACCTGGCCGGTGTCCTAGCCTATTTCCTGCATGTATAAATCTTCATATAGCTACGATCGAACGTTTACAGTGTATCGCGACCGATTTGGAGAACATTATCTCCAGTGGTGTGCTCGTGTTTCGAGGTAAAGTTCATTTTGTTCAGTGAATGAAGAACATTGGATTGCAAGGGTAGCTGTAACTTTAATAATCGTTATTTACTTGTAAAAAGTTGTGAATATtaagaaaggaagaaattttggaatttttactttttcacACTTTGAAGAATGattttttcagaatataataGTGTTGGTATAGTATATTGCAAGGTTTGGTTTTAATTATTGAACAAGTCTTATACACCAAATTAATTCAAATAGAATATACATAAGTTTAAGAAAATttactaaattttattttcatatatgcaaaatattattttataaattttaatcttTATCAAATGATTTTAATAGCATTAAATAAATGCTATGTTCAAAATTAATTAGTCTAATTCAAGATCAACAAATAAACTTTTAagcaattttaatattataatttaaagcaTAATAGACTGTAGGTGTTTATGCATTTTTGGgacatttaatattaaaaaaatttatagaGTGCATACAATATgcagaaatatatgaaatattcaaagtagatCATTTATCACGATATGTAGTAGATGAAACAAATATGTACTTAAATTCCATTTTTGTAATTACGTGCATATAAACATAAAATTGCATGAACATCTACAGCCTAAtaataaaaaaggaagaaagtagaaaattcaAAACAGGCATAAATTACCTATTCAAAACATTTGTTTTTATTACGCCTATAACTTGCACGTGCGATAACACAAAGTATCGTATCCGGAGCGTACCCTCGAATCTTAAGTTTTATCGGTCTGCGAGTTGTTACGACCGGCTATTAAAGTTGGCGACTATTCCCCTGAATGCAGATGCACCCGCGTGCATTCTACGTGTTCGTACTTGTCATCCTTGTGACCGATGGCGCTAGTTGCGACGACAATACGAAGTGGTACACAGGCCTACGTACCGTGCTTCAGAATTGTCCATTGGAATCCTGGAACAATTCAGGGCAAGATGAGTTTTTAGAGAAGTTTCGAAAATGCGTGCAGGAACATGCACTGGCTGCTTTGGATGCACTTCTAGTTGATGATATTATACCAGTTTTCGAGGGGCTGGATTTAGTAAGGTTCCACGAGGACAAGAATTTTACGGACAATTATAGAGAAAGGTAAACAAGAACAAAGAATTAATGTGCTCATTGCTATATGAATTGTTCATAGGTCAAAGAGGTTAACTCCACttttagaaatttttgaaatgcTAATGCAAAAATACTCGGTTGATTATAAGTTACATGTAAGTTCAGCGATTTTCTTGTGCAATCTTTTTGTGCAATTAGCCGATTTGACAAATAAGAGGCTCGTATGTGCCACTCAGAAGCcaagaagaaaattgaaaagtaGAAAGAAGTGGTTGCATTAGAagaattgttaaaaaaaaaaattatctttGGATTTACTAGCATTTATACTATTTTTTCTCCCGATAAACGAACTCATGGGAGTAAGCTATTTATATTTTG
This genomic stretch from Bombus vancouverensis nearcticus chromosome 16, iyBomVanc1_principal, whole genome shotgun sequence harbors:
- the SmD3 gene encoding small ribonucleoprotein particle protein SmD3, translated to MSIGVPIKVLHEAEGHTITCETNTGEVYRGKLIEAEDNMNCQMQNITVTYRDGREAQLENVYIRGSKIRFLILPDMLKNAPMFKRPGGKGSGTAGRGKSAILRAQARGRGRGQNQRGRGTGSAPWLNQQNQPGGSQAGRGRG
- the LOC117161103 gene encoding uncharacterized protein LOC117161103 isoform X1 produces the protein MERNTGQRYEDEITEQPVDYSKKYSERKTENSSRSDRSCKKEFGERDSKVDLFGDYAETDLDQPTDYSLRYAEDDTDDDEKQSPEYFPGSVQEDTVKTYCTEGTPYETPFNFSTATSMSDLRLENAKESVDSQKKHSKKNVELSRKEDLNYEHPMTINCNEDRSLLVEKELESSKTSETCKPNCLSNEKLMNYYQAGTSDGFSRANSLSSLGSAITQRNNVNGIISKEPSTDSSDKADNVSERADRTAASTNINILRIPDETDSSTEGKNSSRVVDKEGKMVTFSRQDYYAEQTPLMFSCCSSLGSLSGFEQHSIHDDRSSIISDFSRRTSGVVSPSELPDSPTQTIPPSPRNHKNQCTDFISKIPEEAVRQPVRHLSYSKCHALRTSVFEDDIATFKEESTPIEFSTATSLSSLTIDDEMKISNISKPQNELKEPSNELDKDIKENSLEEKVSNVEAEKDQEQVSDGDEDNEDMLAACISMGIQNNRYRQSFKTSTVQKPIQSESSNMLVRCQRTPVLNRLEPSVPVAVTSADATVTASKPSKPAIEVVAAPDTVHVYCTEDTPADISPVGSQSNLSALSMPSVQEDVERIEEAKSSGEVECHRNDLSDESSNLSGEDEKILDECIQSGISKVRQITPPPTSCIPFVQKTEVLTQRFNICGTPSSSPVESANKNPALRKSMCHTTLDHENDPFGDSPNHSDDEAILSECIRAAMPKVKLNISTLIGQALPQTAEKSKVTASRKPSSSSSTSYRQPGYIEDNKHQSKKSAPFEDNLGLSEEEEDIMLAQCIKSGMPKALNVSSNSSLVSVKKQPEYSKTRNISSTSYYYVNKPHLFGNTVVQTQPSHKPIENDLSLHKGTSCTFHSMKVQENRKHIVKNSGINTYERTNRMALYTKKFSQSEHENNNMNENILSTSRSEIPNCRSPILNGENDDDELRRNTTKSNVVPSRHSSVSSLSEESSLGSIEEWAFLELCISSGMPRNKYRLKGMKNTEGNVNEDSCSICSYNSYVCKT
- the LOC117161103 gene encoding adenomatous polyposis coli protein isoform X2, with product MERNTGQRYEDEITEQPVDYSKKYSERKTENSSRSDRSCKKEFGERDSKVDLFGDYAETDLDQPTDYSLRYAEDDTDDDEKQSPEYFPGSVQEDTVKTYCTEGTPYETPFNFSTATSMSDLRLENAKESVDSQKKHSKKNVELSRKEDLNYEHPMTINCNEDRSLLVEKELESSKTSETCKPNCLSNEKLMNYYQAGTSDGFSRANSLSSLGSAITQRNNVNGIISKEPSTDSSDKADNVSERADRTAASTNINILRIPDETDSSTEGKNSSRVVDKEGKMVTFSRQDYYAEQTPLMFSCCSSLGSLSGFEQHSIHDDRSSIISDFSRRTSGVVSPSELPDSPTQTIPPSPRNHKNQCTDFISKIPEEAVRQPVRHLSYSKCHALRTSVFEDDIATFKEESTPIEFSTATSLSSLTIDDEMKISNISKPQNELKEPSNELDKDIKENSLEEKVSNVEAEKDQEQVSDGDEDNEDMLAACISMGIQNNRYRQSFKTSTVQKPIQSESSNMLVRCQRTPVLNRLEPSVPVAVTSADATVTASKPSKPAIEVVAAPDTVHVYCTEDTPADISPVGSQSNLSALSMPSVQEDVERIEEAKSSGEVECHRNDLSDESSNLSGEDEKILDECIQSGISKVRQITPPPTSCIPFVQKTEVLTQRFNICGTPSSSPVESANKNPALRKSMCHTTLDHENDPFGDSPNHSDDEAILSECIRAAMPKDKHCRKPRRNRR